A genomic stretch from bacterium includes:
- a CDS encoding metallophosphoesterase: MRIAFTSDIHADNSEAARRVPKLLGDRLRAISPDVFVLLGDLAGHLEVLEESFAEIGELPFPKLFVAGNHDVWVPLYWQSRGETSYDRLDRLLPEMCARHGWGYLDGGPVRVGDVGFVGSIGWYDYSLRNRARDGEISMDVYRRKFFRRWRWGDAVYALFTDGEGERLSDEGVCRLLEGRLRKHLAEVARWDVRAVVGCSHHMPYDAIRPPGRLPWDFFLAYAGSGRFGRLFDTERRLAAVLFGHVHMKFSRETPAGRPLVTSCLGYARHWSEPDPEKALDAAIRVIEI; encoded by the coding sequence TTGCGCATAGCCTTCACCTCGGACATCCACGCCGACAACTCGGAGGCCGCCCGTCGGGTGCCCAAGCTGCTGGGGGACCGGCTGCGCGCCATTTCGCCCGACGTCTTCGTACTGCTGGGCGACCTGGCGGGGCACCTGGAGGTTTTGGAGGAGTCCTTCGCCGAAATCGGCGAGCTGCCCTTCCCGAAACTCTTCGTCGCCGGGAACCACGACGTGTGGGTTCCGCTCTACTGGCAGTCCCGGGGCGAGACGAGCTACGATCGGCTGGACCGCCTGCTGCCGGAGATGTGCGCGCGCCACGGCTGGGGCTACCTGGACGGCGGGCCGGTGCGGGTGGGGGACGTGGGCTTCGTGGGGAGCATCGGCTGGTACGACTACTCGCTGCGGAACCGCGCGCGGGACGGCGAGATTTCCATGGACGTCTACCGGCGCAAGTTCTTCCGGCGCTGGCGCTGGGGGGACGCCGTCTACGCCCTCTTCACCGACGGCGAGGGGGAGCGGCTCTCCGACGAGGGTGTCTGCCGGCTCCTCGAGGGGCGGCTGCGGAAGCACCTGGCCGAGGTGGCGCGGTGGGACGTGCGGGCCGTGGTGGGATGCTCGCACCACATGCCCTACGACGCCATCCGGCCCCCGGGGCGGCTGCCCTGGGATTTCTTCCTGGCCTACGCGGGCTCGGGGCGCTTCGGCAGGCTCTTCGACACGGAGCGCCGCCTGGCCGCGGTCCTCTTCGGCCACGTGCACATGAAGTTCTCCCGCGAGACGCCGGCGGGACGACCGCTGGTGACCTCCTGCCTGGGCTACGCCCGCCACTGGAGCGAACCGGACCCGGAAAAGGCGCTGGACGCCGCGATCCGGGTCATCGAAATCTGA